One Setaria viridis chromosome 3, Setaria_viridis_v4.0, whole genome shotgun sequence DNA window includes the following coding sequences:
- the LOC117847967 gene encoding LOB domain-containing protein 6 — protein sequence MAASSASSVPPASTGSVVTVVSPSTGGGSISGSSGAGAGSPCAACKFLRRKCQPDCVFAPYFPPENPQKFVHVHRVFGASNVTKILNELHPCQREDAVNSLAYEADMRLRDPVYGCVGVISILQHRLRQVQQELARASYELSKYQAAAEAAAAAAASVAVGSNGAAAAGMADFVGNPVPNCTQNFINVGHPTAAAAIGGAGFVQHDHFASVQMLARSYDGEAATARLGMNGGGGGYGFAYSSAMGAGHGVVSGVGQIGGGPFLKSGTAGGDEQPAVAQ from the exons CCGTGGTCACCGTGGTCTCGCCGTCCACGGGCGGCGGCTCCATCTCCGGCAGCTCGGGCGCCGGCGCAGGCTCGCCGTGCGCGGCGTGCAAGTTCCTCCGGCGCAAGTGCCAGCCGGACTGCGTGTTTGCGCCCTATTTCCCGCCGGAGAATCCGCAGAAGTTTGTGCACGTGCACCGTGTCTTCGGGGCCAGCAACGTCACCAAAATCCTAAATGAGCTCCACCCCTGCCAGCGCGAGGACGCCGTCAACTCGCTCGCCTACGAGGCCGACATGCGCCTCCGCGATCCCGTCTACGGCTGCGTCGGCGTCATCTCCATCCTCCAGCACCGCCTCCGCCAGGTCCAGCAGGAGCTCGCCCGCGCCAGCTACGAGCTGTCCAAGTACCAG GCGGCGGctgaagcggcggcggcggcggcggcctctgtGGCCGTGGGATCCAatggcgccgcggcggcagggATGGCGGATTTCGTCGGCAACCCAGTGCCCAACTGCACGCAGAACTTCATCAACGTCGGCCatcccacggcggcggcggcgatcggcGGGGCTGGGTTCGTGCAGCACGACCATTTCGCCTCTGTGCAGATGCTGGCGAGGAGCTACGATGGAGAAGCTGCGACGGCGAGGCTGGGTAtgaacggaggaggaggaggctacgGCTTCGCGTACTCATCGGCCATGGGCGCCGGGCACGGTGTGGTGTCTGGCGTGGGGCAGATCGGCGGCGGACCGTTCTTGAAGTCCGGCACGGCCGGCGGGGACGAGCAACCCGCAGTCGCGCAGTAG